The Catenuloplanes niger genome includes a window with the following:
- a CDS encoding ABC transporter permease — protein sequence MSTPSAAEITPAAVAAKRRPFRFVANAKAATGIAIVGFFVLLAIIGPWIAPYDASERSADLLQPPSGAHWFGTTHLGQDVFSQILVGTRGVIFVGFLAGVIATVLAIVVGVTAGYLGGTADDSLSALSNVFLVIPSLPLIIIITSLLERSTDLMIALVIGLTSWAWNARVLRAQTLSLRRRDYVEAARATGESTWRVIFFEILPNLTAIIASGFVGTVIFAVLSEITLAFIGITTVSEWNWGTILFWAQGQQALASGAWWWFVPAGLAIAILGTALSLVNFGIDEFVSPRLRSAGKTTIRTASGATVRMRVGFTPVLRITPLGTDPVSPHAPAVPLERVPAPAPTGAPIGAATGGPAGGPAAQQSLGEKESA from the coding sequence ATGAGCACCCCCTCGGCCGCGGAGATCACCCCGGCCGCCGTCGCCGCCAAGCGCCGGCCGTTCCGGTTCGTCGCGAACGCGAAGGCGGCCACCGGCATCGCCATCGTCGGCTTCTTCGTGCTGCTGGCGATCATCGGGCCGTGGATCGCACCGTACGACGCGTCGGAGCGCTCCGCCGACCTGCTCCAGCCGCCGTCCGGCGCGCACTGGTTCGGCACCACCCATCTCGGGCAGGACGTGTTCAGCCAGATCCTGGTCGGCACCCGTGGCGTCATCTTCGTCGGCTTCCTGGCCGGCGTGATCGCCACCGTGCTGGCGATCGTGGTCGGCGTGACCGCCGGCTACCTCGGCGGCACCGCGGACGACTCGCTCTCCGCACTGTCCAACGTGTTCCTGGTGATCCCCTCGCTGCCGCTGATCATCATCATCACCTCGCTGCTGGAGCGCAGCACCGACCTGATGATCGCGCTGGTGATCGGCCTGACCTCGTGGGCCTGGAACGCGCGGGTGCTGCGTGCCCAGACGCTCTCGCTGCGCCGCCGCGACTACGTGGAGGCCGCGCGGGCCACCGGCGAGTCCACCTGGCGGGTCATCTTCTTCGAGATCCTGCCGAACCTGACCGCGATCATCGCCTCCGGCTTCGTCGGCACGGTGATCTTCGCGGTGCTGTCCGAGATCACGCTCGCGTTCATCGGCATCACCACGGTCTCCGAGTGGAACTGGGGCACCATCCTGTTCTGGGCGCAGGGTCAGCAAGCGCTCGCCTCCGGCGCCTGGTGGTGGTTCGTGCCGGCCGGCCTCGCGATCGCGATCCTCGGCACCGCGCTGTCGCTGGTCAACTTCGGCATCGACGAGTTCGTCAGCCCTCGCCTCCGGTCCGCCGGCAAGACCACGATCAGGACCGCCTCCGGCGCCACGGTACGGATGCGGGTCGGTTTCACCCCGGTCCTGCGCATCACCCCGCTGGGCACGGACCCGGTGTCACCGCACGCGCCGGCCGTGCCGCTGGAACGGGTGCCGGCGCCGGCGCCCACCGGTGCGCCCATCGGGGCGGCCACCGGTGGGCCCGCCGGTGGGCCCGCCGCACAGCAGTCGCTCGGAGAGAAGGAGTCGGCGTGA
- a CDS encoding ABC transporter permease, giving the protein MKHVLRRVAFYLFTAWAAITLNFFIPRLIPGDPVRSMISRYQGQLNADAIQSLYILFGLDEQKPLWGQYVDYWGQLLRGDLGLSFTFFPAPVSQVIGESIGWTVLLVGITTIISFAIGTLLGVLAGWRRGSWVDGLLPATTFLSSIPYFWLGLIAITVLAGPGSFFPSSGGYEPGLIPAWDQWFIGSALQHSILPAITILISSVSGWILSMRNMMVTVAAEDYITVAHAKGLPESRVALAYAARNALLPNVSGFALSLGFIVGGTLLVEIVFSYPGLGFQLFQAVGAKDYPLMQGVFLVITLSVLAANLLADLAYLALDPRTRREG; this is encoded by the coding sequence GTGAAGCACGTCCTGCGCCGCGTGGCGTTCTACCTGTTCACCGCGTGGGCCGCGATCACGCTCAACTTCTTCATCCCGCGCCTGATCCCCGGCGACCCGGTCCGCTCGATGATCTCCCGCTATCAGGGGCAGCTGAACGCGGACGCGATCCAGTCGCTCTACATCCTGTTCGGCCTGGACGAGCAGAAACCGCTCTGGGGCCAGTACGTCGACTACTGGGGGCAGCTGCTCCGCGGCGACCTCGGACTGTCGTTCACGTTCTTCCCCGCGCCGGTCTCCCAGGTGATCGGCGAGAGCATCGGCTGGACCGTGCTGCTGGTCGGCATCACCACGATCATCAGCTTCGCGATCGGCACGCTGCTCGGCGTGCTGGCCGGCTGGCGGCGCGGCTCCTGGGTCGACGGCCTGCTGCCGGCCACCACGTTCCTCTCCTCGATCCCGTACTTCTGGCTCGGCCTGATCGCGATCACGGTCCTCGCCGGGCCGGGCAGCTTCTTCCCGTCGTCCGGCGGTTACGAGCCCGGGCTCATCCCCGCCTGGGACCAGTGGTTCATCGGCAGCGCGCTCCAGCACAGCATCCTGCCCGCGATCACCATCCTGATCTCGTCGGTCTCCGGCTGGATCCTGTCGATGCGGAACATGATGGTCACGGTCGCGGCCGAGGACTACATCACCGTGGCGCACGCGAAGGGGCTGCCGGAAAGCCGGGTCGCGCTCGCCTACGCGGCCCGCAACGCGCTGCTGCCGAACGTGTCCGGCTTCGCGCTCTCGCTGGGCTTCATCGTCGGCGGCACGCTGCTCGTCGAGATCGTCTTCTCGTATCCCGGGCTCGGCTTCCAGCTCTTCCAGGCGGTCGGCGCCAAGGACTACCCGCTGATGCAGGGCGTCTTCCTGGTGATCACGCTGTCCGTGCTCGCCGCGAACCTGCTGGCCGACCTGGCCTACCTCGCGCTCGACCCGCGCACCCGAAGGGAGGGCTGA
- a CDS encoding ABC transporter ATP-binding protein — translation MTPSDDTAVLSADGLTKHFPVRRGLADLLARRSRVVHAVDDVTLTLRRGRVTALVGESGSGKSTVARLLSQLYPRTSGEIRLHGSVSTVRGGRAFRAYARQVQMIFQDPFASLNPVHTIRYHLTRSLRIHGNGGRTKAELEAALHALLTRVHLTPPERYLDKFPHELSGGQRQRVAIARALGANPEVLLADEPVSMLDVSIRLGVLNLLRDLKERLHLAILYITHDIASARYFADETLVMYAGRMVEGGDSETVTQRPAHPYTRLLIESAPDPDTIQGSAREAAAHTPEDRGGGEPPSLIAPPAGCRFHPRCPAAMARCTAELPPRLTVGDADGHWAACWLYDPATVASSRAESRAESSRPGATRAAASRPAVGKVAS, via the coding sequence ATGACGCCGAGTGACGACACGGCGGTCCTCTCCGCCGACGGACTGACCAAACACTTCCCGGTACGACGAGGCCTCGCCGACCTGCTCGCCCGCAGGTCCCGCGTGGTGCACGCGGTGGACGACGTGACGCTCACGCTGCGCCGCGGCCGGGTGACCGCGCTCGTCGGCGAGTCCGGTTCCGGCAAGTCGACCGTGGCCCGCCTGCTGTCCCAGCTCTACCCGCGCACGTCCGGCGAGATCCGGCTGCACGGCAGCGTCAGCACCGTGCGCGGCGGCCGGGCGTTCCGCGCGTACGCCCGCCAAGTGCAGATGATCTTCCAGGATCCGTTCGCGTCGCTGAACCCGGTGCACACGATCCGCTACCACCTGACCCGGTCGCTGCGCATCCACGGCAACGGCGGCCGCACCAAGGCCGAGCTCGAGGCCGCGCTGCACGCGCTGCTCACCCGCGTCCACCTCACGCCGCCGGAACGCTACCTGGACAAGTTCCCGCACGAGCTGTCCGGCGGGCAGCGGCAGCGCGTCGCGATCGCCCGCGCGCTCGGCGCGAACCCGGAGGTGCTGCTCGCGGACGAGCCGGTGTCGATGCTGGACGTGTCGATCCGGCTCGGCGTGCTCAACCTGCTGCGCGACCTCAAGGAGCGACTGCACCTGGCGATCCTCTACATCACCCACGACATCGCCTCGGCCCGGTACTTCGCGGACGAGACGCTGGTGATGTACGCCGGCCGGATGGTCGAGGGCGGCGACAGCGAGACCGTCACGCAGCGGCCGGCTCATCCGTACACCCGGCTGCTGATCGAGTCGGCGCCGGACCCGGACACGATCCAGGGCTCCGCGCGTGAGGCGGCCGCGCACACGCCCGAGGACCGCGGCGGCGGTGAGCCGCCGAGCCTGATCGCACCGCCGGCCGGGTGCCGGTTCCATCCGCGCTGCCCGGCCGCGATGGCCCGGTGCACGGCCGAGCTGCCGCCCCGGCTGACCGTGGGTGACGCGGACGGGCACTGGGCCGCGTGCTGGCTGTACGACCCGGCCACGGTCGCGTCGTCGCGTGCGGAGTCGCGTGCGGAGTCGTCTCGCCCGGGCGCGACACGCGCCGCGGCGTCGCGCCCGGCGGTGGGCAAGGTGGCGTCGTGA
- a CDS encoding ABC transporter substrate-binding protein, with the protein MSPTRRTVAMALAGVLAAAALGACGESPNANRSNGEAATVLNIGMPNGPQTENHNPFLESSSASILGYRWQIYEPLALANVIRPADKPKPWLAQEYSWSADLKTLTVTAREGAKWSDGTAFSAEDIAFTYDLIGKTPAINRFALPIVSATATGNQASIVFERPQFVNEARILRDIAIVPKHLWSQIADPSTDIIKNPVGTGPYTLKTFTPQTTTLSVRTEGYWQQLPQVKELRYTSYNDNNAQTTALANGESEWSFVFIPNYQTVYIDKDPENNKIFPAPVIGIHGLYINTTVKPFDDPVLRRAMNMVINRNDIFVQAAAGYFHPEITSVTGIPTPAGDPYIAPEYKGQTHKVDVEGAKALLTGAGYTLDGTTLKDRSGKPVKIKLTDPAPWSDYITSLEIVKDNLSQIGIEATLDKATQDAWQKSIEEGTFEASFRWTNGGATPYDMYQTIMDGKLLKPIGEAAQNGNFGRFDNAEATAALEAYANATDDAARTTAMNTLQKIFVEQMPMIPVGADNAGGAYNVKNWVGWPSAEDPYAPAQPTQPNAVDVILRLKPAGA; encoded by the coding sequence ATGAGTCCCACCAGGAGAACCGTCGCCATGGCGCTCGCCGGCGTGCTGGCGGCCGCCGCGCTCGGCGCCTGCGGCGAGAGCCCGAACGCGAACCGCAGCAACGGCGAGGCCGCGACCGTGCTCAACATCGGCATGCCGAACGGCCCGCAGACCGAGAACCACAACCCGTTCCTGGAGTCGTCCTCCGCCTCCATCCTCGGTTACCGCTGGCAGATCTACGAGCCGCTCGCGCTGGCGAACGTGATCCGGCCGGCCGACAAGCCGAAGCCGTGGCTGGCGCAGGAGTACAGCTGGAGCGCGGACCTCAAGACGCTGACCGTCACCGCGCGCGAGGGTGCGAAGTGGTCGGACGGCACCGCGTTCTCGGCCGAGGACATCGCGTTCACCTACGACCTGATCGGCAAGACGCCGGCGATCAACCGGTTCGCGCTGCCGATCGTCTCCGCGACCGCGACCGGTAACCAGGCGTCGATCGTGTTCGAGCGGCCGCAGTTCGTCAACGAGGCCCGGATCCTGCGCGACATCGCGATCGTGCCGAAGCACCTGTGGTCGCAGATCGCGGACCCGTCCACCGACATCATCAAGAACCCGGTCGGCACCGGGCCGTACACGCTGAAGACGTTCACGCCGCAGACCACCACGCTGTCCGTCCGCACCGAGGGCTACTGGCAGCAGCTGCCGCAGGTCAAGGAGCTGCGGTACACGTCGTACAACGACAACAACGCGCAGACCACCGCGCTGGCGAACGGTGAGTCGGAGTGGAGCTTCGTCTTCATCCCGAACTACCAGACGGTCTACATCGACAAGGACCCGGAGAACAACAAGATCTTCCCGGCCCCGGTCATCGGCATCCACGGCCTCTACATCAACACCACGGTCAAGCCGTTCGACGACCCGGTGCTGCGCCGCGCGATGAACATGGTGATCAACCGGAACGACATCTTCGTGCAGGCCGCGGCCGGCTACTTCCACCCGGAGATCACCTCGGTGACCGGCATCCCGACGCCGGCCGGTGACCCCTACATCGCGCCGGAGTACAAGGGCCAGACGCACAAGGTCGACGTCGAGGGCGCGAAGGCGCTGCTGACCGGCGCCGGCTACACGCTCGACGGCACCACGCTGAAGGACAGGAGCGGCAAGCCGGTCAAGATCAAGCTGACCGACCCGGCGCCGTGGTCCGACTACATCACCAGCCTGGAGATCGTGAAGGACAACCTCTCGCAGATCGGCATCGAGGCCACGCTGGACAAGGCCACCCAGGACGCCTGGCAGAAGTCGATCGAGGAGGGCACGTTCGAGGCCTCGTTCCGCTGGACCAACGGCGGCGCGACCCCGTACGACATGTACCAGACGATCATGGACGGCAAGCTGCTCAAGCCGATCGGCGAGGCCGCTCAGAACGGCAACTTCGGCCGCTTCGACAACGCGGAGGCCACGGCCGCGCTGGAGGCGTACGCGAACGCCACCGACGACGCGGCCCGCACCACCGCGATGAACACGCTGCAGAAGATCTTCGTCGAGCAGATGCCGATGATCCCGGTCGGCGCGGACAACGCCGGCGGCGCCTACAACGTGAAGAACTGGGTCGGCTGGCCGTCCGCCGAGGACCCGTACGCCCCGGCACAGCCCACGCAGCCCAACGCGGTCGACGTGATCCTGCGCCTCAAGCCGGCCGGCGCCTGA